One part of the Mariniblastus fucicola genome encodes these proteins:
- a CDS encoding RING finger protein: protein MAGVAILLFVVFLLGAFAIVFGMVNLLTGTGRSRRKRRQSKNAILAPIRSRFGAENLRPNRLGEVNVFRPALLFDYGRTMARLKHFGTPWGNAARKTILEVDFELPVGQTLSVESRSLDSDAAVENFETGDADFDRQFCVHASDPVFAKQLLTDAVKWKMIELKGLHPAEIRFEFENDRLRTISKQWFRHGRDLLDFVQGGLELFDQLMLHKADGLEFLRENQAAVIEDFRCPICSDDVMHDMVVCKRCKTPHCAECWEYNGKCATFACMEERCIRVQEHEL from the coding sequence ATGGCTGGTGTAGCGATTCTTTTGTTTGTCGTTTTTCTGCTTGGGGCGTTCGCCATCGTTTTCGGGATGGTGAATCTGCTGACCGGCACCGGAAGGTCGCGGAGAAAACGGCGTCAATCCAAAAATGCCATTCTCGCTCCGATACGAAGTCGCTTTGGCGCCGAGAACCTTCGCCCCAACAGGCTTGGTGAAGTAAACGTGTTTCGACCAGCTTTGCTTTTCGACTATGGCCGCACGATGGCGAGGCTGAAGCATTTTGGCACGCCGTGGGGAAACGCCGCCAGAAAAACAATCCTGGAAGTTGATTTTGAGCTGCCTGTCGGACAGACGCTGAGTGTCGAAAGTCGTAGTCTGGATTCCGATGCGGCTGTCGAAAATTTCGAAACGGGAGACGCGGACTTTGATCGGCAGTTTTGCGTACACGCCAGCGATCCGGTTTTCGCAAAACAACTCTTAACTGACGCCGTCAAATGGAAAATGATCGAACTGAAGGGTTTGCATCCCGCTGAGATCCGATTCGAGTTTGAAAACGATCGACTGCGGACGATTTCAAAGCAGTGGTTCCGCCATGGTCGGGACCTGCTGGATTTCGTTCAGGGAGGCCTCGAATTGTTCGACCAGCTGATGCTGCACAAAGCCGACGGGTTGGAATTTCTGCGCGAGAACCAGGCCGCGGTGATCGAGGATTTTCGCTGCCCGATATGCAGCGATGACGTGATGCACGACATGGTCGTTTGCAAGCGATGCAAAACACCGCACTGCGCCGAATGCTGGGAGTACAACGGAAAGTGTGCGACGTTCGCTTGCATGGAAGAACGCTGCATTCGCGTTCAAGAGCACGAACTCTAG
- a CDS encoding HesA/MoeB/ThiF family protein: MNPEPNKSDQETFVIDENDRYSRLKLIGWWEQERIAAAKILVVGAGALGNEVLKNLCLLGVGTIYIIDFDVVQESNLTRSVLFRSRHEGQPKASVITEMASDLNPDCTLIPIEGNVLTDIGIGLIRDMDVVIGCLDNREARLWVNRMSWKANTPWIDGGIQEINGVTKVFVPGDGPCYECGMTENDYRLISLRYSCPLLRQEDIQQGKVPTAPTIASIIGGMQVQEALKLLHDLPTDDGSAMVFNGAANQFYKTKFTPKEDCLSHETYEDVIESELTHESTLQEVCQFLELEEATLILDRDFLVRLNCRTCESHKQIDRPLCLVGSSEGVCDSCQQPLQPETVSEVSLNGEFANRSLASLGIPDWDVIKIRTPSETRFVLLNKAG, translated from the coding sequence ATGAATCCTGAACCCAACAAAAGCGACCAAGAGACTTTCGTCATCGACGAAAACGATCGCTATTCTCGTCTGAAGCTGATCGGCTGGTGGGAGCAGGAAAGAATCGCGGCCGCAAAAATCCTGGTCGTTGGTGCCGGTGCTCTTGGAAACGAAGTGCTTAAAAATCTCTGCCTGTTGGGCGTGGGCACGATCTATATCATCGATTTTGACGTCGTTCAGGAATCAAATCTGACTCGAAGCGTCCTGTTTCGGTCTCGTCACGAAGGCCAGCCCAAAGCCTCGGTCATCACGGAGATGGCCTCGGACCTGAATCCTGACTGCACGCTGATTCCGATCGAGGGCAATGTGCTGACCGACATTGGGATCGGTTTGATTCGCGACATGGATGTGGTTATCGGCTGCCTCGACAATCGCGAAGCCCGACTGTGGGTCAATCGAATGTCATGGAAAGCAAACACTCCGTGGATCGACGGAGGTATTCAGGAGATCAACGGCGTCACCAAAGTTTTCGTTCCTGGCGATGGCCCATGTTACGAGTGTGGGATGACGGAAAACGACTATCGCTTGATTTCGCTTCGCTACAGTTGCCCTTTGCTGCGACAGGAGGACATTCAACAGGGGAAAGTTCCGACGGCTCCCACGATTGCATCGATCATCGGCGGCATGCAAGTCCAGGAGGCGCTCAAGTTGTTGCACGACCTGCCAACCGACGATGGTTCGGCGATGGTTTTCAATGGTGCCGCGAATCAGTTCTACAAGACAAAGTTCACACCGAAGGAAGATTGTCTTTCGCACGAAACGTATGAAGACGTGATCGAGTCGGAACTGACGCATGAGTCGACTTTGCAGGAGGTCTGTCAGTTTTTAGAGCTTGAAGAGGCGACGCTGATTCTCGATCGGGACTTTCTGGTTCGACTAAACTGTAGAACGTGCGAGTCTCACAAGCAGATCGATCGTCCACTGTGTTTGGTTGGTTCGTCCGAAGGAGTATGCGATTCCTGCCAACAACCTTTGCAGCCAGAAACAGTCAGCGAGGTTTCCCTCAATGGCGAGTTTGCAAACCGTTCGCTTGCGTCGCTTGGTATTCCGGATTGGGACGTCATCAAAATTCGCACGCCATCAGAGACGCGTTTTGTTCTCCTCAACAAGGCCGGCTAG